A single region of the Oryzias latipes chromosome 19, ASM223467v1 genome encodes:
- the LOC101171232 gene encoding zinc finger protein 518A isoform X1, translating into MLRTTLQTSAAMEDLTRPEDAAVKNGSVSAIEEEKNKVKDLMFKHLREAADVQLFSNGEDSITEHGAPSKTDRQTLKAHCKIQQGAVFSGKILSFGCSVCKDSSTYSPNDLLKHFRAAHKGTLPTYPCDLCDFVTNEFPALQRHRMEHRNTLVTCELCNDNTQYSLLLITRHYMMSHSTNGQFKCDWCEFRTSDAGTFVQHIHRHNDSHWKCSKCRHISLNEEDHQSHMKAHSKTFPFTCQVCGYGATSSEYLRKHRASVHKDMSETTNTWKVAEDALANFSANSKQTFKKSGESLETLRIFNPSCVSSSVQNQTSRSVKPDLPEALHCSEGSPVKKDHRVWSKSPESTEQSATVGLEESQNTDAGCHTNANGLTVLMVKNKISLPPNCTTKVMGFKVVDGKKHLVLKVIPSAKQDLMAKSNCLVSDVSLLPKPVLDRGKVSETKENSDSRSSAVSPRTGSCGSGVHQGDVMAIQVKIEEETSVCSVNVDDQTNGLHSSITTCADTMTSVTKDSCHVCNQIHLNEARCTEERNNLSLVSCVSTAARQISAVLSNSSQISASKVKSVSTPSDLQRAKNLSSGLRKSAENFGAVNLSSQADKTSNFKQNQQNVTDLDSSPWSLQTSLLSNGECASGTGKTIQNTLNQEVFTFHNYSKETFSMSPKPPQDLDCNPNLSDCESKCEPSLFSLTLTESPERLTESSEEDIEVDECVASVADQLNEDHSDSVLQNLNIVKVEEDIVSISATQPELQSCLTSMGCFVEEHSDAIVSQQLHRERRGPSRTSNNSLKQATNSHVLQLPERKQPILLRAAENRFSVPVKVNPSPGFRLLTNSKKSLINVSYIRPGMNKSNNVGVAPTKLQSDENRTTLASVLQPSTNPTQNHYLINRAGFKGPTLVPSSSNTPPEVKMAKTQQTCYLVQRSVPVKSPGGPVLKMASASQENPHPVLAVPVNPAEKPSGRQSFLLRYISPKSGLCLNNQETKTRNLSSQTGENSGNKVIFKIVSPSGSLLTSGSPTSRGQPLFLATRPKTQCFLVSSNKTDAPAYSGAKTLIGLKNSAQKDVKKCDILLSQILPQAQQCEAEKLALAPRSIRPPSQRKRCRKTFEEPATMVHKARRVSNTLQIEKDTPALWIPAAKEVERTLKLAPFSSVQRIKCPRRYQPVVVLNHPDADIPEVANIMKIVNRYRGAVTKVSLCQKTLQALSDLGVPDEDSTLSNEERLRPRLIQTFARERFLLKMKLRRKNKKKYEVVKPSSGCRQSTVLFDCWFCGRIFTNQEDWIGHGQRHLMEATRDWNKLF; encoded by the exons ATGTTGAGGACAACATTGCAG ACGTCTGCAGCCATGGAAGACCTCACAAGGCCTGAAGATGCAGCTGTGAAAAATGGCAGTGTCTCTGCCATAGAGGAGGAAAAGAACAAGGTGAAGGACCTGATGTTCAAGCATCTGAGGGAAGCAGCAGATGTGCAGCTTTTTAGTAATGGAGAAGACTCTATAACGGAGCACGGGGCCCCCTCAAAGACTGACAGACAAACCTTAAAAGCCCACTGTAAGATTCAGCAGGGCGCCGTTTTTTCTGGAAAGATCCTGAGCTTTGGGTGCTCTGTGTGTAAAGACAGTTCCACCTACAGTCCCAATGATCTACTGAAACATTTCAGAGCCGCTCATAAAGGAACTCTTCCCACATACCCATGTGACCTGTGTGATTTTGTCACCAATGAGTTCCCTGCTCTTCAGCGCCACCGCATGGAGCACAGGAATACACTAGTTACCTGTGAGCTTTGCAATGACAATACTCAGTACTCCCTGTTGTTGATTACGAGGCACTATATGATGAGTCACAGTACCAATGGACAGTTCAAGTGTGACTGGTGTGAGTTTAGGACCAGTGATGCAGGGACGTTTGTCCAGCACATCCATCGTCACAATGACAGTCACTGGAAATGTTCAAAATGCAGACATATCAGTTTGAATGAAGAAGACCACCAGAGTCATATGAAAGCTCACTCGAAAACATTCCCCTTCACTTGTCAGGTCTGTGGCTATGGTGCAACCAGCAGCGAGTATCTCAGAAAACACAGAGCAAGTGTTCATAAAGACATGAGTGAGACAACGAACACATGGAAAGTGGCTGAAGATGCACTAGCAAACTTCTCTGCAAATTCCAAGCAGACCTTTAAGAAAAGTGGTGAGTCACTGGAGACTCTGAGAATTTTTAATCCCAGCTGTGTGTCAAGTAGTGTACAAAACCAAACCAGCAGATCAGTCAAACCAGATCTACCTGAGGCTCTTCACTGTTCAGAAGGATCTCCTGTGAAGAAAGACCACAGAGTGTGGAGCAAAAGTCCTGAGAGCACAGAGCAGTCCGCGACAGTGGGGTTAGAGGAATCTCAAAACACTGACGCAGGATGTCACACAAATGCTAATGGACTCACAGTTCTCATGGTGAAGAATAAAATTTCTCTTCCTCCTAACTGCACGACCAAAGTTATGGGCTTTAAAGTGGTTGATGGCAAAAAACACCTGGTTCTTAAAGTAATACCATCAGCGAAGCAGGATTTGATGGCAAAATCCAACTGTTTAGTCAGTGATGTTTCTTTGTTACCAAAGCCTGTGTTGGACAGAGGTAAAGTCAGTGAGACGAAGGAAAACTCGGATTCCAGGAGCTCAGCTGTTTCACCTAGAACTGGTTCCTGCGGGTCAGGAGTGCATCAGGGTGATGTAATGGCAATACAAGTGAAAATTGAGGAGGAGACCTCAGTTTGCAGTGTTAATGTTGATGACCAAACAAACGGTTTACACAGCAGCATCACAACCTGTGCAGATACAATGACCTCTGTAACGAAAGATTCATGTCATGTTTGCAACCAAATTCACCTAAATGAAGCACGTTGCACTGAGGAGAGGAATAATCTCTCCCTGGTCAGTTGTGTTTCTACTGCAGCTAGACAAATTAGTGCAGTACTAAGCAATAGCAGTCAAATTAGTGCTAGTAAAGTGAAAAGTGTATCTACTCCTTCAGATCTTCAGAGAGCTAAAAATCTTAGTTCAGGGTTGAGGAAATCTGCAGAAAATTTTGGAGCTGTAAATCTGTCGTCACAGGCTGATAAAACTTCAAACTTCAAACAAAATCAGCAAAATGTTACAGATCTTGACTCTTCACCATGGTCACTACAAACCTCTTTGCTCAGCAATGGAGAATGTGCTTCAGGAACAGGGAAGACCATACAGAATACACTAAACCAGGAAGTCTTTACCTTTCACAACTACTCCAAGGAAACATTCAGTATGTCACCTAAACCTCCCCAAGACTTGGACTGCAATCCCAACCTGTCTGACTGTGAAAGCAAATGTGAACCATCACTGTTCAGCTTGACATTGACTGAATCTCCTGAGCGTCTCACAGAAAGTTCAGAAGAAGACATTGAAGTGGATGAATGTGTGGCCAGTGTTGCTGATCAGCTAAATGAGGACCATTCAGATTCTGTGCTCCAGAACTTGAATATTGTCAAAGTCGAGGAGGACATTGTTTCTATTTCTGCAACGCAGCCAGAGTTACAGAGCTGTTTGACCTCCATGGGCTGCTTTGTGGAAGAACACTCAGATGCAATTGTCAGCCAGCAGCTTCACAGGGAAAGAAGAGGACCTTCCAGAACCAGCAACAACTCTTTGAAACAAGCAACAAATTCACATGTTCTTCAGCTTCCTGAAAGAAAGCAGCCAATCCTCCTAAGAGCTGCAGAGAATCGGTTTTCTGTGCCTGTGAAGGTCAACCCCTCTCCAGGTTTTAGACTTTTAACTAACTCTAAAAAATCCCTGATCAACGTGTCTTACATAAGGCCAGGGATGAACAAATCAAACAATGTGGGGGTTGCACCAACAAAGCTACAGTCTGATGAAAACAGGACCACTCTGGCCTCAGTTCTGCAGCCATCAACAAATCCCACTCAGAACCACTACCTGATTAACAGGGCAGGGTTTAAGGGGCCGACGCTTGTTCCCAGTTCATCCAACACTCCACCCGAAGTTAAAATGGCAAAAACTCAACAAACTTGCTATTTAGTGCAAAGATCTGTCCCAGTTAAGAGCCCTGGTGGTCCTGTCCTCAAAATGGCTTCTGCCTCCCAGGAAAACCCCCATCCAGTCCTGGCAGTGCCAGTGAACCCTGCAGAGAAGCCCAGTGGTCGCCAATCATTTCTGCTGAGATACATTTCTCCCAAATCAGGTTTGTGTCTTAACAACCAGGAGACAAAAACCAGAAACCTTTCCAGCCAAACAGGGGAAAACTCTGGAaacaaagtcatatttaaaatagTCTCTCCTTCAGGTAGCCTTCTCACAAGCGGTTCCCCCACTTCAAGAGGCCAGCCTTTGTTTCTTGCCACCAGACCTAAAACCCAGTGTTTCCTAGTGTCGTCAAACAAAACAGATGCACCTGCTTATAGTGGAGCAAAGACTCTGATCGGTTTAAAAAACTCTGCTCAAAAAGATGTCAAAAAATGTGATATTTTGCTATCTCAGATCCTTCCACAGGCCCAACAGTGTGAAGCAGAGAAACTAGCCTTAGCTCCACGATCAATAAGACCTCCAAGCCAAAGGAAAAGGTGCAGGAAAACATTTGAAGAGCCCGCAACAATGGTGCACAAGGCAAGAAGAGTGTCCAACACACTCCAGATTGAGAAAGACACTCCTGCATTATGGATTCCTGCTGCCAAGGAAGTAGAAAGGACACTGAAGCTCGCccctttcagctcagttcagcggATCAAATGCCCCCGTCGTTACCAGCCTGTGGTGGTGCTCAATCATCCAGATGCTGACATTCCTGAAGTGGCCAACATCATGAAGATTGTAAATCGGTACAGGGGTGCTGTCACAAAGGTTTCTTTGTGTCAAAAAACACTTCAAGCACTGTCTGATCTTGGAGTTCCTGACGAAGACTCCACTTTGTCTAACGAGGAGCGTCTAAGACCTAGACTGATTCAGACTTTTGCACGAGAGCgatttcttcttaaaatgaaactgcgcagaaaaaacaaaaagaaatacgaGGTGGTTAAGCCATCATCTGGCTGTAGACAGAGCACGGTGCTGTTTGACTGCTGGTTTTGTGGGCGGATCTTCACAAACCAGGAAGACTGGATTGGTCATGGTCAGAGGCACCTGATGGAGGCCACAAGAGACTGGAACAAGCTGTTCTGA
- the LOC101171232 gene encoding zinc finger protein 518A isoform X2: MEDLTRPEDAAVKNGSVSAIEEEKNKVKDLMFKHLREAADVQLFSNGEDSITEHGAPSKTDRQTLKAHCKIQQGAVFSGKILSFGCSVCKDSSTYSPNDLLKHFRAAHKGTLPTYPCDLCDFVTNEFPALQRHRMEHRNTLVTCELCNDNTQYSLLLITRHYMMSHSTNGQFKCDWCEFRTSDAGTFVQHIHRHNDSHWKCSKCRHISLNEEDHQSHMKAHSKTFPFTCQVCGYGATSSEYLRKHRASVHKDMSETTNTWKVAEDALANFSANSKQTFKKSGESLETLRIFNPSCVSSSVQNQTSRSVKPDLPEALHCSEGSPVKKDHRVWSKSPESTEQSATVGLEESQNTDAGCHTNANGLTVLMVKNKISLPPNCTTKVMGFKVVDGKKHLVLKVIPSAKQDLMAKSNCLVSDVSLLPKPVLDRGKVSETKENSDSRSSAVSPRTGSCGSGVHQGDVMAIQVKIEEETSVCSVNVDDQTNGLHSSITTCADTMTSVTKDSCHVCNQIHLNEARCTEERNNLSLVSCVSTAARQISAVLSNSSQISASKVKSVSTPSDLQRAKNLSSGLRKSAENFGAVNLSSQADKTSNFKQNQQNVTDLDSSPWSLQTSLLSNGECASGTGKTIQNTLNQEVFTFHNYSKETFSMSPKPPQDLDCNPNLSDCESKCEPSLFSLTLTESPERLTESSEEDIEVDECVASVADQLNEDHSDSVLQNLNIVKVEEDIVSISATQPELQSCLTSMGCFVEEHSDAIVSQQLHRERRGPSRTSNNSLKQATNSHVLQLPERKQPILLRAAENRFSVPVKVNPSPGFRLLTNSKKSLINVSYIRPGMNKSNNVGVAPTKLQSDENRTTLASVLQPSTNPTQNHYLINRAGFKGPTLVPSSSNTPPEVKMAKTQQTCYLVQRSVPVKSPGGPVLKMASASQENPHPVLAVPVNPAEKPSGRQSFLLRYISPKSGLCLNNQETKTRNLSSQTGENSGNKVIFKIVSPSGSLLTSGSPTSRGQPLFLATRPKTQCFLVSSNKTDAPAYSGAKTLIGLKNSAQKDVKKCDILLSQILPQAQQCEAEKLALAPRSIRPPSQRKRCRKTFEEPATMVHKARRVSNTLQIEKDTPALWIPAAKEVERTLKLAPFSSVQRIKCPRRYQPVVVLNHPDADIPEVANIMKIVNRYRGAVTKVSLCQKTLQALSDLGVPDEDSTLSNEERLRPRLIQTFARERFLLKMKLRRKNKKKYEVVKPSSGCRQSTVLFDCWFCGRIFTNQEDWIGHGQRHLMEATRDWNKLF, from the coding sequence ATGGAAGACCTCACAAGGCCTGAAGATGCAGCTGTGAAAAATGGCAGTGTCTCTGCCATAGAGGAGGAAAAGAACAAGGTGAAGGACCTGATGTTCAAGCATCTGAGGGAAGCAGCAGATGTGCAGCTTTTTAGTAATGGAGAAGACTCTATAACGGAGCACGGGGCCCCCTCAAAGACTGACAGACAAACCTTAAAAGCCCACTGTAAGATTCAGCAGGGCGCCGTTTTTTCTGGAAAGATCCTGAGCTTTGGGTGCTCTGTGTGTAAAGACAGTTCCACCTACAGTCCCAATGATCTACTGAAACATTTCAGAGCCGCTCATAAAGGAACTCTTCCCACATACCCATGTGACCTGTGTGATTTTGTCACCAATGAGTTCCCTGCTCTTCAGCGCCACCGCATGGAGCACAGGAATACACTAGTTACCTGTGAGCTTTGCAATGACAATACTCAGTACTCCCTGTTGTTGATTACGAGGCACTATATGATGAGTCACAGTACCAATGGACAGTTCAAGTGTGACTGGTGTGAGTTTAGGACCAGTGATGCAGGGACGTTTGTCCAGCACATCCATCGTCACAATGACAGTCACTGGAAATGTTCAAAATGCAGACATATCAGTTTGAATGAAGAAGACCACCAGAGTCATATGAAAGCTCACTCGAAAACATTCCCCTTCACTTGTCAGGTCTGTGGCTATGGTGCAACCAGCAGCGAGTATCTCAGAAAACACAGAGCAAGTGTTCATAAAGACATGAGTGAGACAACGAACACATGGAAAGTGGCTGAAGATGCACTAGCAAACTTCTCTGCAAATTCCAAGCAGACCTTTAAGAAAAGTGGTGAGTCACTGGAGACTCTGAGAATTTTTAATCCCAGCTGTGTGTCAAGTAGTGTACAAAACCAAACCAGCAGATCAGTCAAACCAGATCTACCTGAGGCTCTTCACTGTTCAGAAGGATCTCCTGTGAAGAAAGACCACAGAGTGTGGAGCAAAAGTCCTGAGAGCACAGAGCAGTCCGCGACAGTGGGGTTAGAGGAATCTCAAAACACTGACGCAGGATGTCACACAAATGCTAATGGACTCACAGTTCTCATGGTGAAGAATAAAATTTCTCTTCCTCCTAACTGCACGACCAAAGTTATGGGCTTTAAAGTGGTTGATGGCAAAAAACACCTGGTTCTTAAAGTAATACCATCAGCGAAGCAGGATTTGATGGCAAAATCCAACTGTTTAGTCAGTGATGTTTCTTTGTTACCAAAGCCTGTGTTGGACAGAGGTAAAGTCAGTGAGACGAAGGAAAACTCGGATTCCAGGAGCTCAGCTGTTTCACCTAGAACTGGTTCCTGCGGGTCAGGAGTGCATCAGGGTGATGTAATGGCAATACAAGTGAAAATTGAGGAGGAGACCTCAGTTTGCAGTGTTAATGTTGATGACCAAACAAACGGTTTACACAGCAGCATCACAACCTGTGCAGATACAATGACCTCTGTAACGAAAGATTCATGTCATGTTTGCAACCAAATTCACCTAAATGAAGCACGTTGCACTGAGGAGAGGAATAATCTCTCCCTGGTCAGTTGTGTTTCTACTGCAGCTAGACAAATTAGTGCAGTACTAAGCAATAGCAGTCAAATTAGTGCTAGTAAAGTGAAAAGTGTATCTACTCCTTCAGATCTTCAGAGAGCTAAAAATCTTAGTTCAGGGTTGAGGAAATCTGCAGAAAATTTTGGAGCTGTAAATCTGTCGTCACAGGCTGATAAAACTTCAAACTTCAAACAAAATCAGCAAAATGTTACAGATCTTGACTCTTCACCATGGTCACTACAAACCTCTTTGCTCAGCAATGGAGAATGTGCTTCAGGAACAGGGAAGACCATACAGAATACACTAAACCAGGAAGTCTTTACCTTTCACAACTACTCCAAGGAAACATTCAGTATGTCACCTAAACCTCCCCAAGACTTGGACTGCAATCCCAACCTGTCTGACTGTGAAAGCAAATGTGAACCATCACTGTTCAGCTTGACATTGACTGAATCTCCTGAGCGTCTCACAGAAAGTTCAGAAGAAGACATTGAAGTGGATGAATGTGTGGCCAGTGTTGCTGATCAGCTAAATGAGGACCATTCAGATTCTGTGCTCCAGAACTTGAATATTGTCAAAGTCGAGGAGGACATTGTTTCTATTTCTGCAACGCAGCCAGAGTTACAGAGCTGTTTGACCTCCATGGGCTGCTTTGTGGAAGAACACTCAGATGCAATTGTCAGCCAGCAGCTTCACAGGGAAAGAAGAGGACCTTCCAGAACCAGCAACAACTCTTTGAAACAAGCAACAAATTCACATGTTCTTCAGCTTCCTGAAAGAAAGCAGCCAATCCTCCTAAGAGCTGCAGAGAATCGGTTTTCTGTGCCTGTGAAGGTCAACCCCTCTCCAGGTTTTAGACTTTTAACTAACTCTAAAAAATCCCTGATCAACGTGTCTTACATAAGGCCAGGGATGAACAAATCAAACAATGTGGGGGTTGCACCAACAAAGCTACAGTCTGATGAAAACAGGACCACTCTGGCCTCAGTTCTGCAGCCATCAACAAATCCCACTCAGAACCACTACCTGATTAACAGGGCAGGGTTTAAGGGGCCGACGCTTGTTCCCAGTTCATCCAACACTCCACCCGAAGTTAAAATGGCAAAAACTCAACAAACTTGCTATTTAGTGCAAAGATCTGTCCCAGTTAAGAGCCCTGGTGGTCCTGTCCTCAAAATGGCTTCTGCCTCCCAGGAAAACCCCCATCCAGTCCTGGCAGTGCCAGTGAACCCTGCAGAGAAGCCCAGTGGTCGCCAATCATTTCTGCTGAGATACATTTCTCCCAAATCAGGTTTGTGTCTTAACAACCAGGAGACAAAAACCAGAAACCTTTCCAGCCAAACAGGGGAAAACTCTGGAaacaaagtcatatttaaaatagTCTCTCCTTCAGGTAGCCTTCTCACAAGCGGTTCCCCCACTTCAAGAGGCCAGCCTTTGTTTCTTGCCACCAGACCTAAAACCCAGTGTTTCCTAGTGTCGTCAAACAAAACAGATGCACCTGCTTATAGTGGAGCAAAGACTCTGATCGGTTTAAAAAACTCTGCTCAAAAAGATGTCAAAAAATGTGATATTTTGCTATCTCAGATCCTTCCACAGGCCCAACAGTGTGAAGCAGAGAAACTAGCCTTAGCTCCACGATCAATAAGACCTCCAAGCCAAAGGAAAAGGTGCAGGAAAACATTTGAAGAGCCCGCAACAATGGTGCACAAGGCAAGAAGAGTGTCCAACACACTCCAGATTGAGAAAGACACTCCTGCATTATGGATTCCTGCTGCCAAGGAAGTAGAAAGGACACTGAAGCTCGCccctttcagctcagttcagcggATCAAATGCCCCCGTCGTTACCAGCCTGTGGTGGTGCTCAATCATCCAGATGCTGACATTCCTGAAGTGGCCAACATCATGAAGATTGTAAATCGGTACAGGGGTGCTGTCACAAAGGTTTCTTTGTGTCAAAAAACACTTCAAGCACTGTCTGATCTTGGAGTTCCTGACGAAGACTCCACTTTGTCTAACGAGGAGCGTCTAAGACCTAGACTGATTCAGACTTTTGCACGAGAGCgatttcttcttaaaatgaaactgcgcagaaaaaacaaaaagaaatacgaGGTGGTTAAGCCATCATCTGGCTGTAGACAGAGCACGGTGCTGTTTGACTGCTGGTTTTGTGGGCGGATCTTCACAAACCAGGAAGACTGGATTGGTCATGGTCAGAGGCACCTGATGGAGGCCACAAGAGACTGGAACAAGCTGTTCTGA